The Lactuca sativa cultivar Salinas chromosome 2, Lsat_Salinas_v11, whole genome shotgun sequence genome includes a window with the following:
- the LOC111920095 gene encoding MYB-like transcription factor ODO1 gives MTSSSSKSAKRDVSDDHHQDLMETTMVAQEETSEMRGVIVNVQIPSLIKRRWRPLEDAKLIVHVVAHGRRMWRDISKQLPGRSTHACRVRWANYLSPGSKDSPFSKKEEMDLVVADARCEYELTGRASDSVKSHFRYLMAKKRRRVKLVPSAATSAIFPLTNNNVVYPARSSVLSRTTASSSGKDVSMNSTFTCMACRCNWHSELKYYGQRTFVAECAICRRVFENGGLMVNGKTYMASAGNVQQTLSVNVNLNLATEVYGPQPPSPPLPPPQHSASSTPTPTFIDFLGVGSV, from the exons ATGACATCCTCCTCTTCCAAAAG TGCTAAACGAGATGTTTCCGATGATCATCATCAAGATCTAATGGAGACGACGATGGTGGCACAAGAAGAAACGAGCGA AATGAGAGGAGTCATTGTAAATGTTCAAATACCTTCCCTAATAAAACGCCGTTGGAGGCCACTGGAGGACGCTAAGCTTATTGTCCATGTTGTAGCTCATGGGAGGAGAATGTGGAGGGATATATCAAAACAACTCCCTGGAAGatcca CCCACGCTTGCAGAGTTAGATGGGCGAATTATTTGAGCCCTGGTTCAAAAGATAGTCCATTCAGCAAAAAGGAGGAAATGGATTTAGTGGTGGCTGACGCTAGGTGTGAATACGAATTAACAGGAAGAGCCAGTGATTCTGTTAAGAGCCATTTTCGTTATTTGATGGCTAAAAAACGGAGAAGAGTGAAGTTGGTCCCTTCCGCCGCCACCTCTGCTATTTTTCCTCTTACTAACAACAATGTGGTTTATCCGGCAAGATCTTCCGTTCTTTCACGCACAACTGCATCTAGTTCAGGGAAAGATGTTTCCATGAACTCCACATTCACATGTATGGCTTGCAGATGCAACTGGCATTCTGAAT TGAAGTACTATGGACAAAGGACATTCGTGGCGGAATGTGCTATCTGCAGGAGGGTATTTGAAAATGGTGGTCTCATGGTGAATGGAAAGACATACATGGCGTCAGCAGGAAATGTGCAGCAAACACTATCAGTGAATGTGAACCTCAACCTGGCAACCGAAGTCTATGGTCCacaaccaccatcaccacctctACCACCGCCACAACATTCAGCTTCCTCAACACCAACACCAACATTTATTGATTTTCTTGGGGTCGGCTCTGTGTGA